From the Cloeon dipterum chromosome 4, ieCloDipt1.1, whole genome shotgun sequence genome, the window TTTATGCAATGCAGTTgggtttttttccaaaaaaatgcgtgttttggCGAACCCTGCACTGGTTATACcaagagaccgaaaatttaatctctcattgcaatattccaaaatttctgactattTTTGCACGAAATATGTATACGACTCTTTCGGggtaaaattcggaaaaatgcggacaaaaacaaaactaagtgttttccagctgttaatttttgcgtaaaaaacCAGTATTgctgttgcatttttgcgtattgcaaatttggcgAACCCCAATAGCTTTCTTTCCTCCTCGAGTTGACAAAGTGAGAATCTTTAGGCTTTTAATGCTGCACTTTGCCATTGCTGCCGATAAAACTGTCCCTCGTCGCGCTGAAGATTGTCCCTATCCCTTCCCATCCctgtcttgaaataaaaaattcaacccgcGTCCCTCAGGGACGGGACGGGAATCCTGTAATCCCTGTCCCTGGTCCCCTCTCTAGTTTCAGTTttagaatatatttaatcaagcaaaatgacagttttattaaaatgctaaaGTAAGATTTGATAATATACAACTTAAAAAAGATGTCTTCcagaaaaaatcccaaaaacaagaatttaaaaaaaacaataccgaaacaagattttttgtcagaaaagcaataccaaaacaagaaggtttgaaaaacaatacaagacaagaaatttttaaatattcctttcaGAAACAATACCGGAACAATACCAGTTTCGGCAAGAAAAGTTCCATCagacaatacaaaaatttggtcttgAAATACACTATGCATATGTCGTTAACGTCGAACCCCTCTatcgaagaaaaatttaacgagATCTCCTCCGTGTTCCTTGTTGTAGCCAACGTAAAATAAGACTGTCCTGTTAAATGTAGTCACGGAATGAACGTCAACGCCCACTTCGTCGATCAGCCATTCACACATACGTCGATCAGCAAAGTATGCTGCTAAATGAATAATGCTAATAACAAATCCTTCACAGGTCGACTCGTTGAAAAGTTCTGGGAACAAATTGAAGACCTTTTTGGCTACGTCCAGATTGTTCTTCTTAACACAAAGGAGCAATAGATTGTAGGAAGGATCACTAAGCCTGCCGATTTCTTGGGTGACCTCAAGAGCTTCCTCTCTGATGGCGTAGTCCAGGGGCTGCTCCCCTTCTGAGTCTTTCGCATCCACTTTACAGCCAAGAGACGCAAAATATTTGACCAGCTCGACCCCGTGTTTCTTATTCGCAGCTGCGAAGTGCACCACGGAGACGCCGTGTTCTTTGgtcttttctttcaaatcgGCACCATTATCCACAAGATTTTTGCACTTCCTCACGCCACAGTTCAATGCTGCATTCATCAATGGAGATAAGCCTACCTTTAGCTTTTGGGTTTTTAGCTGGTGTTTGGGTGCCATTCTggagaggaggaaaaatttagTGAAGTCATAACTCGATTTTCATAACTTGTTGTATTGagtatttcgatttttttcctgtttatGGAGAACGTCAACCTTTTGGAAACGAcgagctgaaaataaataaaaataaaactttaggTGCACTGATTTCGTTCCCTGATTTGACAATAAAGATAATAGTAGAGTCATCTTCAAAATGTTAACAAAATGTTTCAGGATCCACGAAGACTTAAAATTCcgtaaattttacttttatggAGCGAagtgagaggaaaaaattcgaCGTATGCTCAAAgcttttccaattaaatagaaattctTCGAATTTCAAATTCTGATTGACtagaattttacaatttaaagcaagaaaattgaaacatatattttaaatttaagcgaAATCAATATGGCAACGTAACATGCGTGTAACCATTTTTGGAAACGTTTCATAGTTTGGAACTTGATCTCTGCTttcagtttattaaaaaataaacacaaagaTTTTAAACGCATGgtttatgtgattttttttaaagtgtctCGGATAAAACCCGTTAGTTATGAATGTAAGTGTTATATAATCTTACCAAATTGATGCAGGCAGATCGGCCGTGAGTGCAAGAGAGGCGCTGCAAAGTGAAGGGTATATTTCGATGCGATCAGCTGCGCACGGTTCAGGTGGTGTGAAAGGAAGTTGTATTAGGTCTACCACCTAATCAGTTGGTTCGAATGTTTACTTTCAAGTCAGCTgatccttaaaataaattatatattgcttcttcaaagcgatgtttatttttttgaaaaatatcaaataaattcatgcaAGAGATTATTTCTATATGGATTTAAATAATCCCGCTTTTCCAGTCCCTCGCATAGTTGGTAATGTCTTGGTTGAGAATGCTGATATAGCTTCAATATatcgttattaatttttttttaaatattaataattcatgTGTACGACATTTGTAttgtgataatttaaaaaataaggggGTTTGACTGAGCACGGAAAGTATTAGGATCTCGTTTAGAGTTCTGAACTGCAGAGTGTGCTATTGCTCAAGATGGAAGGAGTTTgaaaaaacctaatttttattaacaaaattaaaacattaactCTTGCATGTTTATCATTATTTgatgataaatatatttgactTCTCAAGGTGTGCCAAAAGACAGTACAATTCAGTTGCGAACTCGGCTGTATACTCTTATAATTTAGTGAATCTAGTGCACAAGTGTAACATTCTCGACGCTCTGGATGTCGCCAAAGTATTGCACAGACACTTTGGATATCTGATCCACATGAGA encodes:
- the LOC135942258 gene encoding putative ankyrin repeat protein RF_0381 produces the protein MMQLLGAQVARKEALNCGVRKCKNLVDNGADLKEKTKEHGVSVVHFAAANKKHGVELVKYFASLGCKVDAKDSEGEQPLDYAIREEALEVTQEIGRLSDPSYNLLLLCVKKNNLDVAKKVFNLFPELFNESTCEGFVISIIHLAAYFADRLSVNSPISGKTALHVAAELGNDRFCEWFVEEEGVDVKDKTAKGETAADLVPWFNLPLLKYLKNEALK